The following DNA comes from Hymenobacter sp. J193.
AAGACCAATTCACTATTTATGTGAATGGCGATAAGCTGGATGTATCCGACGTGAAAGGCAAGGTTTTTACTTTCACCGATGTGTTAGAGGGCTTGGGCAGTGTGACACTACGTTTTGTCATTTCTGAAACTAATCAATCGCTACGCCAACCAGGACTTGCGGTGCGAGTAGGCGGAAAAACGGTCGGCAAACCCAGCTTTTTCGGCCTCGAAGATAATGGGGGCGAGATACCCGCCAAGCTACTCAAGCGGGTATATGGCGAAGTAGAAGCCGATGAGTTATTAGACTACGTAACAGCAGATTGGGGTGCGCTGATTGAAAACAGCAAGCCCGTGCAGATTCTGGAAGAGTACGTACGCCCCAAGTTGGAAGCGGCCCTGCGCGGGGTGTTTAAAAACGAAATCAGCCTGGCAAAAGCCCGGCTGCAAAAGCAGGTGGACCAGGAGTTACGGCGGCTACCCGCTTATAAGCGTGACTACGCCCGCAAAGCGCTTGACCGAGTGCTAACCACTTTTTATGCTCTGCCCGAACAGAAGCTGCAAACGCTCATTCGGGTGCTACTTGACACCATTGAAAAAGACGAGTACTGGGAAATCATCAAACGCCTAGATGAGGCTCAGTACGCCGACGTGGCCACATTTGCCGAAGCCTTGAACAAGTTTGGTCTGGTCGAGTTAGCTATGATTTCGCGCCAAGCATCCTTCCGGCTTCAGTTCCTGACTAAACTGCAAGAGTTAGTCAACAACCCCGAAACCCAAGAAAAAGACCTACACTTAGCGTTTGAGAAAAACCTTTGGCTGCTCGGTGCGGAGTATTCCTTAATGACATCCAACAGGACATTGGTATCAACCGTTGAAAAGATAACCGGTAAGCGCGAGTACAGTGGTGAAAATGCCCGTAACAGGCCGGATTTGCTGCTCAATCAAGACCGGTCGCGTCAGTACCTACTCATTGAGTTTAAGCGGCCTTCGCATACCGTTACCCGCGCCGATGTAGCTCAGGCCGAAGACTACCGGCAGGCATTATCGGCTTACCTACCGGGGGCGGCAATGCATATCATGCT
Coding sequences within:
- a CDS encoding ATP-binding protein, with product MKKTTFKVHPKLAALLGENYRSSEFALRELVDNAWDAEAKNVWIVLPSILTEDATIEFRDDGTGMTPEEVRNEYLIIANNRRDRKGNTTQNGRMVKGRKGIGKFAGLFVGSLMLVETRARGKRTTVHIEKKVLAAAKHDIEDVDLPVIEEECNQEEHGTTIRIRDINQNLVFPNPDRLRLVLIMEYGRQDQFTIYVNGDKLDVSDVKGKVFTFTDVLEGLGSVTLRFVISETNQSLRQPGLAVRVGGKTVGKPSFFGLEDNGGEIPAKLLKRVYGEVEADELLDYVTADWGALIENSKPVQILEEYVRPKLEAALRGVFKNEISLAKARLQKQVDQELRRLPAYKRDYARKALDRVLTTFYALPEQKLQTLIRVLLDTIEKDEYWEIIKRLDEAQYADVATFAEALNKFGLVELAMISRQASFRLQFLTKLQELVNNPETQEKDLHLAFEKNLWLLGAEYSLMTSNRTLVSTVEKITGKREYSGENARNRPDLLLNQDRSRQYLLIEFKRPSHTVTRADVAQAEDYRQALSAYLPGAAMHIMLIGGKSNVAAQYGLGEKVEILTFNDVISSAFTMLNWLLEELNHPVRHS